One Pocillopora verrucosa isolate sample1 chromosome 10, ASM3666991v2, whole genome shotgun sequence genomic window carries:
- the LOC131786985 gene encoding uncharacterized protein isoform X1, protein MAVLYLQLSFAIFTLTTVVRGYRSKNEQYFTVGREIGDAKSYDFIRDERFRYGYYDEYEGLIAEAKRSRYVDEAEALIAADEDEIEELSCLENPCRYGGTCVVTSCGSYECKCRPGFSGKHCDCVVKECDFDKNPCRHNATCIDMGSDYICKCPSGIKGRHCEIDIDECDALACSNEATCINTVGSYMCKCRPGFKGKTCCSDINECESSDGDPCENGGTCENTYGSFWCACPSGFVGKRCERDRNECVNWPCENGGKCINTRGSYECSCPETYQGEHCERDVDECLTNNPCKNGATCTNLPGDYKCDCPKGWEGKNCDQDVNECTSTPCKNGGTCVNLHGSFECLCTYQHSGVLCEQACNAALGMESGAILDEQIIASSEYDGNHAAKQGRLNFLAVPGKAGSWSARTNDANQWIQVKLPSNTKISRFSTQGRNAFNQWVTKYQLMYSEDGLNFHYYHERGQSSPKEFQGNSDSETIVYHELNPPIEARYVRLRPTAWHNHISLRMELYGCEVCVQALGMESRDIVDAQITASSEFDGNHAAKQGRLNFQAVPGKAGSWSARTNDVNQWIQIKLPGYTKITRFATQGRNAFNQWVTQYKLEYSEDGVTFHYYHEPGQSAPKIFHGNTDSNTIVTHELLPPIQALYIRLRPTAWFNHISMRMEIYGCPACTKPLGMESGAILDAQITASSEFNGNHAATQGRLNFLAVPGKAGSWSARTNDVNQWIQIKFPGYTKITQFATQGRNAFNQWVTQYKLEYSEDGVTFHYYHEPGQSAPKEFVGNTDSNTIVTHELFPPIQAHYIRLRPSTWVNHISLRMEVYGCRACVQALGMENGDIKDAQITASSEFDGNHAAKQGRLNFLAVPGKAGSWSARTNDVNQWIQVKLPGYTKITRFATQGRNAFNQWVKQYKLEYSEDGVSFHYYHEPGQSAAKIFHGNTDSNTIVTHELLPPIQALYIRLRPTAWFNHISMRMEIYGCPACAEPLGMESGAISDAQITASSEFNGNHAAKQGRLNFLAVPGKAGSWSARTNDVNQWIQVKLPGYTRITRFATQGRNAFNQWVTQYKLEYSEDGVTFLYYHEPGQSAAKIFHGNTDSNTIVTHELLPPIQALYIRLRPTAWFNHVSMRIEIYGCPACTKPLGMESGAILDAQITASSEFNGNHAATQGRLNFLAVPGKAGSWSARTNDVNQWIQVKLPGYTKITQFATQGRNAFNQWVTKYKLEYSEDGVTFHYYHEPGQSAAKIFHGNTDSNTIVTHELLPPIQALYIRLRPTAWFNHISMRMEIYGCPACAKPLGMESGAILDAQITASSEFDGNHAATQGRLNFLAVPGKAGSWSARTNDVNQWIQVKLPVYTRITRFATQGRNAFNQWVTKYKLEYSEDGVTFDYYHEPGQSAAKIFHGNTDSNTIVTHELLPPIQALYIRLRPTAWFNHISMRMEIYGCPACTKPLGMESGAILDAHITASSEFNGNHAATQGRLNFLAVPGKAGSWSARTNDVNQWIQVKLPGYTKITQFATQGRNAFNQWVTKYKIEYSEDGVTFHYYHEPGQSVAKIFHGNTDSNTIVTHELLPPIQSLYIRVRPTAWFNHVSMRMEIYGCPACIKPLGMESGAILDAQITASSEFNGNHAAKQGRLNFLAVPGKAGSWSARTNDVNQWIRVKLPGYTRITRFATQGRNAFNQWVKQYKLEYSEDGVTFHYYHEPGQSAAKIFHGNTDSNTIVTHELLPPIQALYIRLRPTAWFNHISMRMEIYGCPTCAKSLGMENGAILDAQITASSEFDGNHAATQGRLNFLAVPGKAGSWSSRTNDVNQWIQVKLPRYTKITRFATQGRNAFNQWVTQYKLEYSEDGVTFHYYHEPGQSVAKIFHGNTDSNTIVTHELLPPIQALYIRLRPTAWFNHISMRMEIYGCPACAKPLGMESGAILDAQITASSEFNGNHAAKQGRLNFLAVPGKAGSWSARTNDVNQWIQVKLPGYTKITQFATQGRNAFNQWVTKYKLEYSEDGVTFHYYHEPGQSAAKIFHGNTDSNTIVTHELLPPIQALYIRLRPTAWFNHISMRMEIYGCPACAKPLGMESGAILDAQITASSEFDGNHAATQGRLNFLAVPGKAGSWSARTNDASQWIQVKLPGYTKITQFATQGRNAFNQWVTKYKLEYSEDGVTFHYYHEAGQSAAKIFRGNTDSNTIVTHELLPPIQALYIRLRPTAFFNHISMRMEIYGCPACAKPLGMESGAILDAQITASSEFNGNHAAKQGRLNFLAVPGKAGSWSARTNDVNQWIQVKLPGYTKITQFATQGRNAFNQWVTKYKLEYSEDGVTFHYYHEPGQSVAKIFHGNTDSNTIVTHELLPPIQVLYIRLRPAAWFNHISMRMELYGCEA, encoded by the exons ATATCAACGAATGTGAGTCGTCAGACGGCGATCCTTGTGAAAACGGGGGAACTTGTGAGAACACTTATGGCAGCTTTTGGTGTGCATGTCCCAGTGGGTTTGTTGGAAAACGTTGCGAACGCG ATCGTAATGAATGTGTTAATTGGCCATGTGAGAATGGTGGAAAGTGTATCAATACCAGAGGAAGCTATGAGTGCTCTTGCCCAGAAACTTATCAGGGAGAGCATTGCGAGCGAG ATGTAGATGAGTGTCTCACAAACAACCCTTGCAAGAATGGAGCAACATGTACCAATTTACCCGGAGACTACAAGTGTGATTGTCCAAAGGGATGGGAAGGGAAAAATTGCGACCAAG ATGTTAACGAATGTACTTCCACTCCATGTAAAAATGGCGGTACATGCGTCAACCTACACGGCAGCTTCGAATGTCTCTGTACATACCAACATTCTGGTGTTCTCTGCGAACAAG CATGCAATGCAGCCCTCGGCATGGAGAGCGGCGCCATCCTGGATGAACAGATCATTGCTTCTTCAGAATATGATGGAAATCATGCTGCTAAGCAAGGCAGGTTGAACTTCCTAGCGGTCCCAGGTAAAGCAGGAAGCTGGTCAGCTCGCACAAATGACGCCAATCAATGGATACAAGTAAAACTTCCCAGCAACACAAAAATATCTCGTTTTTCGACGCAAGGAAGAAATGCATTCAATCAGTGGGTTACAAAATACCAGCTAATGTACAGTGAAGATGGACTCAACTTCCATTATTATCATGAGCGAGGGCAGAGCTCACCTAAG GAATTTCAAGGCAACAGTGACAGTGAAACTATTGTATATCACGAGTTGAACCCGCCTATTGAAGCACGCTATGTTAGACTTCGTCCTACAGCCTGGCACAACCACATATCCTTGCGAATGGAACTGTACGGATGCGAAG tttgTGTTCAAGCACTTGGAATGGAGAGCCGGGATATCGTTGATGCCCAGATCACTGCTTCTTCAGAATTTGATGGAAATCATGCTGCTAAGCAGGGGAGATTGAACTTCCAAGCCGTCCCAGGTAAAGCAGGAAGCTGGTCAGCTCGCACAAACGACGTCAATCAATGGATACAAATAAAACTTCCCGGATACACAAAGATAACCCGGTTTGCGACGCAGGGAAGAAATGCATTTAATCAGTGGGTAACGCAATACAAGTTAGAGTACAGCGAGGACGGTGTAACGTTTCATTATTACCATGAACCAGGCCAGAGTGCACCTAAG aTATTTCATGGAAACACGGATAGTAACACTATTGTGACCCATGAATTGCTTCCTCCCATCCAAGCACTGTACATCAGGCTTCGTCCTACTGCTTGGTTCAATCATATATCAATGAGGATGGAGATCTACGGATGTCCAG CATGCACAAAACCACTTGGTATGGAGAGCGGCGCCATCTTGGATGCACAGATTACTGCTTCTTCAGAATTTAATGGAAATCATGCTGCTACGCAAGGCAGGTTGAACTTCCTAGCGGTCCCAGGTAAAGCAGGAAGCTGGTCAGCTCGCACAAACGACGTCAATCAATGGATACAAATAAAGTTTCCCGGATACACAAAGATAACTCAGTTCGCCACACAGGGAAGAAATGCATTCAATCAGTGGGTAACGCAGTACAAGTTAGAGTACAGCGAGGATGGTGTGACTTTTCATTATTACCATGAACCGGGCCAGAGTGCACCTAAG GAATTTGTTGGTAATACAGACAGTAACACCATTGTGACCCATGAGTTGTTTCCTCCCATCCAAGCACACTATATAAGGCTTCGTCCTTCTACGTGGGTTAATCATATATCATTGAGAATGGAAGTCTACGGATGTCGAG CATGCGTTCAAGCACTTGGTATGGAAAACGGTGACATCAAAGATGCTCAGATAACCGCTTCTTCAGAATTTGATGGAAATCATGCTGCTAAGCAAGGCAGGTTGAACTTCCTAGCCGTCCCAGGTAAAGCAGGAAGCTGGTCAGCTCGCACAAATGACGTCAATCAATGGATACAAGTTAAACTTCCCGGATACACAAAGATAACCAGGTTTGCAACGCAAGGAAGAAATGCATTCAATCAGTGGGTAAAGCAGTACAAGTTAGAGTACAGCGAGGACGGTGTGTCTTTTCATTATTACCATGAACCGGGCCAGAGTGCAGCTAAG ATATTTCATGGAAACACGGATAGTAACACTATTGTGACTCATGAATTGCTTCCTCCCATCCAAGCACTTTACATCAGGCTTCGGCCTACTGCTTGGTTCAATCATATATCAATGAGGATGGAGATCTACGGATGTCCAG CATGCGCTGAACCACTTGGTATGGAGAGCGGTGCAATCTCAGATGCACAGATTACTGCATCTTCAGAATTTAATGGAAATCATGCTGCTAAGCAAGGCAGGTTGAACTTCTTAGCCGTCCCAGGTAAAGCAGGAAGCTGGTCAGCACGCACAAACGACGTCAATCAATGGATACAAGTAAAACTTCCCGGATACACAAGGATAACCAGGTTTGCGACACAAGGAAGAAATGCATTTAACCAATGGGTAACGCAGTACAAGTTAGAGTACAGCGAGGACGGTGTGACTTTTCTTTATTACCATGAACCAGGCCAGAGTGCAGCTAAG ATATTTCATGGAAACACGGATAGTAACACTATTGTGACCCATGAATTGCTTCCTCCCATCCAAGCACTGTACATCAGGCTTCGTCCTACTGCTTGGTTCAATCATGTATCAATGAGGATAGAGATCTACGGATGTCCAG CATGCACAAAACCACTTGGTATGGAGAGCGGCGCCATTTTGGATGCACAGATTACTGCATCCTCAGAATTTAATGGAAATCATGCTGCTACGCAAGGCAGGTTGAACTTCCTAGCCGTCCCAGGTAAAGCAGGAAGCTGGTCAGCTCGCACAAATGACGTCAATCAATGGATACAAGTAAAACTTCCCGGATACACAAAGATAACTCAGTTCGCCACACAGGGAAGAAATGCATTCAACCAGTGGGTAACGAAGTACAAGTTAGAGTACAGCGAGGACGGTGTGACTTTTCATTATTACCATGAACCAGGCCAGAGTGCAGCTAAG ATCTTTCATGGAAACACGGATAGTAACACTATTGTGACCCATGAATTGCTCCCTCCCATCCAAGCACTGTACATCAGGCTTCGTCCTACTGCTTGGTTCAATCATATATCAATGAGGATGGAGATCTACGGATGTCCAG CATGCGCTAAACCACTTGGTATGGAGAGCGGCGCCATTTTGGATGCACAGATTACTGCTTCTTCGGAATTTGATGGAAATCATGCTGCTACGCAAGGCAGGTTGAACTTCCTAGCGGTCCCAGGTAAAGCAGGAAGCTGGTCAGCACGCACAAATGACGTCAATCAATGGATACAAGTAAAACTTCCCGTATACACAAGGATAACCAGGTTTGCAACGCAAGGAAGAAATGCATTCAACCAGTGGGTAACGAAGTACAAGTTAGAGTACAGCGAGGACGGTGTAACTTTTGATTATTACCATGAACCAGGCCAGAGTGCAGCTAAG ATATTTCATGGAAACACGGATAGTAACACTATTGTGACCCATGAATTGCTTCCTCCCATCCAAGCACTTTACATCCGGCTTCGTCCTACTGCTTGGTTTAATCATATATCAATGAGGATGGAGATCTACGGATGTCCAG CGTGCACAAAACCACTTGGTATGGAGAGCGGCGCCATCTTGGATGCACATATTACTGCATCCTCAGAATTTAATGGAAATCATGCTGCTACGCAAGGCAGGTTGAACTTCCTAGCGGTCCCAGGTAAAGCAGGAAGCTGGTCAGCACGCACAAATGACGTCAATCAATGGATACAAGTAAAACTTCCCGGATACACAAAGATAACTCAGTTCGCCACACAGGGAAGAAATGCATTCAACCAGTGGGTAACGAAGTACAAGATAGAGTACAGCGAGGACGGTGTGACGTTTCATTATTACCATGAACCAGGCCAGAGTGTAGCTAAG ATATTTCATGGAAACACGGATAGTAACACTATTGTGACCCATGAATTGCTTCCTCCCATTCAATCACTTTACATCAGGGTTCGTCCTACTGCTTGGTTCAATCATGTATCAATGAGGATGGAGATCTACGGATGTCCAG CATGCATTAAACCACTTGGTATGGAGAGTGGCGCCATCTTGGATGCACAGATTACTGCATCTTCAGAATTTAATGGAAATCATGCTGCTAAGCAAGGCAGGTTGAACTTCCTAGCGGTCCCAGGTAAAGCAGGAAGCTGGTCAGCTCGCACAAATGACGTCAATCAATGGATACGAGTAAAACTTCCCGGATACACAAGGATAACCAGGTTTGCAACGCAAGGAAGAAATGCATTCAACCAGTGGGTAAAGCAGTACAAGTTAGAGTACAGCGAGGACGGTGTGACTTTTCATTATTACCATGAACCAGGCCAGAGCGCAGCTAAG ATCTTTCATGGAAACACGGATAGTAACACTATTGTGACCCATGAATTGCTTCCTCCCATCCAAGCACTTTACATCAGGCTTCGTCCTACTGCTTGGTTTAATCATATATCAATGAGGATGGAGATCTACGGATGTCCAA CATGCGCTAAATCACTTGGTATGGAGAACGGCGCCATCTTGGATGCACAAATCACTGCATCCTCAGAATTTGATGGAAATCATGCTGCTACGCAAGGCAGGTTGAACTTCCTAGCCGTCCCAGGTAAAGCAGGAAGCTGGTCATCTCGCACAAACGACGTCAACCAATGGATACAAGTAAAACTTCCAAGATACACAAAGATAACCCGGTTTGCGACGCAAGGAAGAAATGCATTCAACCAGTGGGTAACGCAGTACAAGTTAGAGTACAGCGAGGACGGTGTGACGTTTCATTATTACCATGAACCAGGCCAGAGTGTAGCTAAG ATATTTCATGGAAACACAGATAGTAACACTATTGTGACCCATGAATTGCTTCCTCCCATCCAAGCACTTTACATCAGGCTTCGTCCTACTGCTTGGTTCAATCATATATCAATGAGGATGGAGATCTACGGATGTCCAG CATGCGCTAAACCACTTGGTATGGAGAGTGGCGCCATCTTGGATGCACAGATTACTGCATCCTCAGAATTTAATGGAAATCATGCTGCTAAGCAAGGCAGGTTAAATTTCCTAGCGGTCCCAGGTAAAGCAGGAAGCTGGTCAGCACGCACAAACGACGTCAATCAATGGATACAAGTAAAACTTCCCGGATACACAAAGATAACTCAGTTCGCCACACAGGGAAGAAATGCATTCAACCAGTGGGTAACGAAGTACAAGTTAGAGTACAGCGAGGACGGTGTGACGTTTCATTATTACCATGAACCAGGCCAGAGTGCAGCTAAG aTATTTCATGGAAACACGGATAGTAACACTATTGTGACCCATGAATTGCTTCCTCCCATCCAAGCACTGTACATCAGGCTTCGTCCTACTGCTTGGTTCAATCATATATCGATGAGGATGGAGATCTACGGATGTCCAG CATGCGCTAAACCACTTGGTATGGAGAGTGGCGCCATCTTGGATGCACAGATTACTGCATCCTCAGAATTTGATGGAAATCATGCTGCTACGCAAGGCAGGTTGAACTTTCTAGCGGTCCCAGGTAAAGCAGGAAGCTGGTCAGCTCGCACAAATGACGCCAGTCAATGGATACAAGTAAAACTTCCCGGATACACAAAGATAACTCAGTTCGCCACACAGGGAAGAAATGCATTCAACCAGTGGGTAACGAAGTACAAGTTAGAGTACAGCGAGGACGGTGTGACTTTTCATTATTACCATGAAGCAGGCCAGAGCGCAGCTAAG atATTTCGTGGAAACACGGATAGTAACACCATTGTGACCCATGAATTGCTTCCTCCCATCCAAGCACTGTACATCAGGCTTCGTCCTACTGCTTTTTTCAATCATATATCAATGAGGATGGAGATCTACGGATGTCCAG CATGCGCTAAACCACTTGGTATGGAAAGTGGCGCCATCTTGGATGCACAGATTACTGCATCCTCAGAATTTAATGGAAATCATGCTGCTAAGCAAGGCAGGTTAAATTTCCTAGCGGTCCCAGGTAAAGCAGGAAGCTGGTCTGCTCGCACAAATGACGTCAATCAATGGATACAAGTAAAACTTCCCGGATACACAAAGATAACTCAGTTCGCCACACAGGGAAGAAATGCATTCAACCAGTGGGTAACGAAGTACAAGTTAGAGTACAGCGAGGACGGTGTGACGTTTCATTATTACCATGAACCAGGCCAGAGTGTAGCTAAG aTATTTCATGGAAACACGGATAGTAACACTATTGTGACCCATGAATTGCTTCCTCCCATCCAAGTACTCTACATTAGGCTTCGCCCTGCTGCTTGGTTCAATCATATATCAATGAGAATGGAGCTCTACGGTTGTGAAG CTTAA